Proteins encoded in a region of the Nitrospiraceae bacterium genome:
- a CDS encoding M24 family metallopeptidase produces MTTTPHQRVLDVQQSLREAGGLDGWLFYDFRGSDPLAYRILLLDPTLHVTRRWYYWIPVQGPPVKIVHRIEPHVLASLPGRAECYVSWEQQHRLLAQVLTGTRRVAMQYSPLNAVPYVSRVDAGTIELVRGCGVDVVSSADLVQTFEARWTDRQLESHRVAAAALRRIVDEAFNHVQERISHGRVLSEYGLQQFILSRIRDADMVTSSPPIAAVNAHSAAPHYGPQPTGSAELQRDDLVLIDLWAKQAEPGSVYADITWTGYIGEHVPTRQSDIFNIVRQGRNAALAFVQASVADGQFPYGWEVDQVCRRVIESAGYGDYFLHRTGHSIGEEVHGNGANIDGLETQDTRRLIPRTCFSIEPGIYLAGEFGIRSELDVYISEREASVFGLPLQQEIVTIL; encoded by the coding sequence ATGACGACTACGCCTCATCAACGTGTTCTCGACGTTCAACAGTCACTTCGAGAAGCCGGTGGCCTTGATGGCTGGCTCTTTTACGATTTTCGGGGGAGCGACCCACTGGCTTATCGTATTCTGTTACTCGATCCGACCTTGCATGTCACGAGGCGCTGGTACTACTGGATCCCGGTTCAAGGTCCGCCGGTGAAAATCGTACATCGAATCGAGCCCCACGTCCTTGCCTCTCTCCCTGGACGGGCTGAATGCTATGTCTCATGGGAGCAGCAGCATCGGTTGCTGGCCCAAGTCCTCACGGGAACGCGGAGAGTGGCGATGCAATACTCGCCTTTGAACGCCGTACCGTACGTGTCAAGAGTCGATGCAGGGACAATCGAACTGGTTCGGGGTTGCGGCGTCGACGTGGTCAGCTCGGCTGATCTGGTCCAGACCTTCGAGGCACGGTGGACGGACCGTCAGCTCGAGTCGCATCGTGTGGCCGCCGCCGCGTTACGGCGTATTGTCGACGAGGCTTTCAACCATGTACAGGAGCGAATCAGTCACGGTCGGGTTCTTAGCGAATATGGGTTGCAGCAATTCATCCTCTCCCGCATTCGCGATGCGGACATGGTCACGTCAAGTCCTCCAATCGCAGCCGTCAATGCCCACAGTGCTGCCCCCCACTATGGCCCACAGCCTACAGGATCCGCTGAGTTACAGCGAGATGACCTTGTGTTGATCGATTTATGGGCCAAGCAGGCGGAGCCCGGCTCTGTCTATGCTGATATCACCTGGACAGGCTATATCGGCGAGCACGTTCCGACGAGACAAAGCGACATCTTCAACATAGTTCGTCAGGGCCGCAATGCTGCGCTCGCCTTCGTTCAGGCGAGTGTGGCCGATGGTCAGTTTCCTTATGGATGGGAGGTTGATCAGGTTTGTCGACGTGTGATCGAGTCTGCCGGGTACGGTGATTACTTTTTGCACCGGACCGGCCATTCGATCGGCGAAGAAGTGCATGGCAATGGGGCCAATATCGACGGGCTCGAAACTCAGGACACTCGCCGTCTCATCCCTCGTACCTGCTTCTCGATCGAACCGGGCATTTATCTGGCCGGAGAGTTCGGCATTCGCAGCGAGCTCGATGTCTACATAAGTGAACGCGAGGCCTCTGTGTTCGGGCTGCCTCTGCAGCAGGAGATTGTTACGATCCTCTAA